One stretch of Paenibacillus sp. AN1007 DNA includes these proteins:
- a CDS encoding GNAT family protein — MKPFPVLETERITLRQLRQEDAVEVFNYFSKDEVTEYYDLESFIELKQAAELISSWNDRYTKLEGIRWGITYSAADQVIGTCGFHNWSKEHFKAEIGYELAPEHWRKGIMAEVVERVVQYGFEELGLRRIEAFVDPDHMASRKLLEKTGFTEEGILRDCFYEKGRFVDAVVFSILRKEHEAQ, encoded by the coding sequence ATGAAACCATTCCCAGTCCTTGAAACTGAACGAATCACGCTGAGACAATTAAGACAGGAAGATGCTGTAGAAGTGTTTAATTATTTTTCCAAAGATGAAGTGACCGAATACTATGACTTGGAAAGTTTCATTGAATTAAAGCAGGCAGCAGAGCTGATCAGCAGCTGGAATGATAGATATACCAAGCTGGAGGGAATCCGATGGGGAATCACATACTCGGCTGCAGATCAGGTGATTGGAACATGCGGTTTTCATAATTGGTCCAAGGAGCATTTCAAAGCTGAGATCGGATACGAACTTGCCCCCGAACACTGGAGAAAGGGGATCATGGCTGAAGTCGTCGAACGAGTCGTCCAATATGGATTCGAAGAACTGGGGCTGCGCCGGATCGAAGCTTTTGTTGATCCAGATCATATGGCCTCCAGAAAACTGCTTGAAAAAACAGGATTTACGGAAGAAGGAATTTTACGGGATTGCTTCTATGAGAAAGGTAGATTTGTTGATGCAGTTGTATTCTCGATATTACGTAAGGAACATGAGGCACAATGA
- a CDS encoding NUDIX domain-containing protein — MIRTVSLCVIRRGEEILLEEFFDKTGNLTYYRPIGGTVEYGEPSKTTVIREVKEEIDADISEPKLIGIIENIFNYQNQIGHENDFIYEAELMNKSLYDMKEIDGIEGIKPFKAVWKPLNYFKGNSKVKLVPDGLLELLQDRADERHIKHFSTQ; from the coding sequence ATGATTAGAACCGTTTCACTTTGTGTTATCCGAAGAGGAGAGGAGATACTGTTAGAAGAGTTTTTTGATAAGACTGGCAACCTAACGTATTATCGACCTATTGGGGGAACAGTTGAATATGGAGAACCCAGCAAAACTACCGTCATTCGTGAAGTAAAAGAAGAAATTGATGCAGATATTTCAGAACCTAAGTTGATTGGTATCATTGAAAATATATTTAACTACCAGAATCAAATCGGACACGAAAATGATTTTATTTATGAGGCTGAACTTATGAATAAGTCCCTTTACGATATGAAAGAGATCGATGGAATAGAGGGAATCAAACCCTTTAAAGCAGTATGGAAACCGCTAAATTACTTTAAAGGGAATTCGAAAGTAAAGTTGGTACCAGATGGGTTGCTAGAGCTGCTTCAAGACAGAGCAGACGAAAGACATATTAAACATTTCAGCACACAATAG
- a CDS encoding DinB family protein: MTYKSILIDQLTACYNDKSWFIPLADILEDVTLEEALTEDENKQTIWSIVNHLIYWNELWLERFKAGEFMLNNAINNDETFALTQDQLNGLGWKETLNKLEHVFSSWRVVLEETDEFKLTKQLPEYFNAPWWGVVSNLSIHNAYHVGQIMLLKKQIRTRRDFTQ, from the coding sequence ATGACCTATAAATCCATTTTGATTGATCAATTAACCGCATGTTATAACGATAAGAGTTGGTTTATTCCGCTTGCAGATATACTGGAAGATGTAACTCTAGAAGAGGCACTAACGGAGGACGAAAATAAACAGACCATATGGTCCATAGTGAATCATCTTATTTATTGGAATGAACTGTGGCTTGAACGTTTTAAGGCTGGAGAATTTATGTTAAATAACGCCATCAACAATGATGAAACATTTGCTTTGACTCAAGATCAGTTGAATGGGCTTGGATGGAAAGAAACATTAAATAAACTGGAACATGTGTTTAGCAGTTGGAGAGTTGTTTTGGAAGAAACCGATGAGTTCAAGCTTACCAAACAGCTCCCGGAATATTTTAATGCTCCTTGGTGGGGAGTCGTTTCTAATCTAAGTATACATAACGCATATCATGTCGGACAAATCATGTTGTTGAAGAAACAAATTCGTACCCGTCGAGATTTTACACAGTAA
- a CDS encoding nucleotidyltransferase domain-containing protein has protein sequence MILEKVIKKITIQSEYKDLVDTYVEHILNEFKDKIHSIYMCGSIPKGTAQPYKSDADFTIVCTNPEDIDYEKLSNIKDKLLEEYPFVTKMDTIICSMDDVLSRPNDWGFWVKIICVCIHGEDIGEKVPPIIISPEFILDLNTDTKEEVDRVHQSLSNASDDALKTRYTKGYSKRLLRALYSLIIENTGVWEDDITKMKNAILNFCEIDPALVEYLYACYLDSRHVPVEEFLRNADEVYSYFENALNEMQKKRVL, from the coding sequence ATGATATTAGAAAAAGTTATAAAGAAAATTACCATACAAAGTGAATATAAGGATTTGGTTGATACGTACGTGGAGCATATCCTGAACGAATTCAAAGATAAGATTCATAGCATTTATATGTGTGGCTCAATTCCCAAAGGAACGGCTCAACCTTATAAGTCAGATGCAGACTTTACGATTGTATGTACGAATCCCGAAGATATTGATTACGAAAAATTGTCGAATATCAAAGATAAGCTTTTGGAAGAATACCCATTTGTCACGAAGATGGATACGATCATTTGCTCGATGGATGATGTATTAAGTAGACCGAATGATTGGGGTTTTTGGGTTAAGATCATTTGTGTTTGCATACATGGGGAGGACATTGGTGAAAAAGTACCCCCGATCATCATCTCTCCAGAATTCATCTTAGACTTAAATACAGACACCAAGGAGGAAGTGGATCGTGTACATCAATCACTTTCTAATGCTAGTGATGACGCGCTGAAAACTAGATATACTAAAGGTTACTCGAAGAGATTACTTCGTGCATTATACTCATTGATTATAGAAAATACAGGGGTATGGGAAGACGACATAACTAAGATGAAAAATGCGATATTAAACTTTTGCGAGATTGACCCCGCTTTAGTTGAATATCTGTATGCTTGTTACTTGGATAGTCGTCATGTACCTGTTGAAGAGTTTTTGAGAAATGCAGATGAAGTATACAGCTATTTTGAGAACGCCTTAAATGAAATGCAAAAGAAACGTGTTCTATAA
- a CDS encoding inositol monophosphatase family protein, which produces MDREIIQAAKEIAINVIQEAGLICKEKFDNVLELRSKDEFGDVVTEVDHMCEEIIIKQIQKTFPNHQIHSEEAGLIGMKDDWLWLIDPLDGTNNFAIGLPVFSISITLMYRREPVLGVVYEPLTERLFVSVIGEGTSCNHQRIQMKSSPNIFKGNIGWIQGHAVQNDPKAVKLRQHIDIRFKRMLRLWAPTVQWCMLAKGDIDGIILYNSEGDDLYSGILMVKEAGGLVIDFEGNPFNGMKEEPYLIACHADHMEELLRTVREGLS; this is translated from the coding sequence ATGGATCGTGAAATTATTCAAGCTGCAAAAGAGATTGCGATAAATGTTATTCAAGAAGCAGGTCTCATCTGTAAAGAGAAGTTTGATAACGTTCTCGAACTGAGATCTAAAGATGAATTTGGGGATGTGGTTACTGAAGTAGATCATATGTGTGAAGAAATCATTATTAAACAAATACAAAAAACATTTCCAAATCATCAGATACACAGCGAAGAGGCAGGGCTAATTGGAATGAAGGACGATTGGTTATGGTTGATTGATCCTTTAGATGGAACAAATAATTTTGCAATTGGATTACCTGTTTTTTCGATATCCATTACCTTGATGTACAGAAGAGAGCCTGTTCTTGGAGTGGTCTACGAACCGCTAACAGAACGTTTATTTGTATCGGTTATCGGTGAAGGGACAAGCTGTAATCATCAACGAATACAAATGAAGAGCAGTCCGAATATTTTCAAAGGAAATATCGGCTGGATTCAAGGTCACGCCGTACAAAACGACCCCAAAGCCGTAAAACTAAGACAACACATTGATATTAGATTCAAGCGCATGTTAAGATTATGGGCTCCGACGGTTCAATGGTGCATGTTGGCCAAAGGAGATATCGATGGGATTATTTTATACAATTCTGAAGGTGATGACTTGTATTCAGGAATCTTAATGGTTAAGGAAGCGGGGGGACTGGTTATTGATTTTGAAGGAAATCCCTTTAACGGCATGAAGGAAGAACCTTATCTCATTGCATGTCACGCAGACCACATGGAAGAATTATTAAGAACGGTAAGAGAAGGATTGAGTTAA
- a CDS encoding GNAT family protein, with protein sequence MNRSPYEEFPHIKTSEVTLRKIVETDLDRLFEIYSNENLFQHSPVMLKKNKETVKNMIGHFERDFNKRKGVFLGISQSDSPESIVGVAEMFDYHSDVNMITIGYRLHEQFWGQGIATITVNAMTDYLFNRVGVNRIQAFVLPENIKSQNVLQRNKFTQEGIVREGHIWKGKGVVDLVMYSLLKSDTTK encoded by the coding sequence GTGAATAGAAGCCCATATGAAGAATTTCCTCATATTAAAACATCAGAAGTAACATTGAGAAAAATTGTCGAAACAGATTTAGACCGTCTGTTTGAAATATACAGCAATGAAAATCTTTTTCAACATTCTCCTGTCATGTTGAAAAAAAATAAGGAAACGGTAAAAAACATGATTGGGCACTTTGAGAGGGATTTCAATAAACGCAAAGGGGTTTTTCTTGGAATTTCCCAGAGTGATTCGCCTGAAAGTATCGTTGGAGTAGCCGAAATGTTTGATTATCATAGTGATGTCAACATGATAACTATAGGTTACAGACTTCACGAACAGTTTTGGGGTCAAGGTATAGCCACAATAACCGTTAACGCTATGACAGATTATCTGTTCAACCGTGTGGGTGTTAATCGTATACAGGCATTCGTATTACCAGAAAACATAAAATCCCAAAATGTGTTACAGCGCAATAAATTTACTCAAGAAGGAATAGTCCGTGAAGGGCATATCTGGAAGGGCAAAGGTGTTGTTGATTTAGTTATGTACTCACTATTGAAGTCAGACACTACAAAGTAA
- a CDS encoding GNAT family N-acetyltransferase, translated as MLIREAVMNDAEGIAKVHVDSWRTTYHEIIPEKFLNSLSYEQRTELWIENIGKTDDFVILAENTEGKIVGFADCWKRETNTVTDAVDLTSIYILKAYQGIGLGKQLLKHIFHHSNALGYQRIFVNVLEDNKTRYFYEHYGAHLYESVQVKIGGKVLNELVYEWDNLEEVLARLTKTN; from the coding sequence CTGCTGATTAGAGAAGCTGTAATGAATGACGCTGAAGGAATTGCAAAAGTTCATGTAGACAGTTGGAGAACTACATACCATGAGATCATTCCAGAAAAATTCTTGAATAGTCTATCCTATGAACAAAGAACAGAATTATGGATTGAAAATATTGGTAAAACAGACGATTTTGTGATTTTGGCTGAGAACACAGAAGGGAAGATTGTTGGTTTTGCAGATTGTTGGAAAAGAGAGACAAATACGGTAACCGATGCAGTTGATCTGACTTCAATTTACATACTTAAAGCTTATCAAGGGATAGGTCTGGGAAAGCAATTACTTAAACATATATTTCATCATTCGAATGCGTTAGGTTATCAGAGGATATTTGTTAATGTTCTAGAGGATAACAAGACACGCTATTTTTATGAACATTATGGTGCTCACTTATATGAATCAGTTCAAGTTAAAATTGGAGGGAAAGTTCTTAATGAATTAGTCTATGAATGGGATAACCTTGAGGAGGTATTAGCAAGATTAACTAAAACGAATTAG
- a CDS encoding serine hydrolase domain-containing protein — MDRLSTTLQDYLENKFQKEEFSGSVLVTKNNEIIFSAGVGLANREHSIQCTPETKFRIGSITKQFTSMAVMMLIEQKILNERDTLTKFFPNYIYGEHITIHHLLTHTSGIPNITQLQDFNTLMKEFNPLNLTTALIMKLPLDFQPGTQFKYSNSGYLLLAQLIQVVTGQTYEEFLTKNIFSPLLMNSTRPDNYREIISQRASGYEMDNTKRFVNSAFIDMSIAAGGGDLLSTTEDLYKWDRALSFNKLVTSDGMQRLFTDYGFGYGYGWFVKEELIHNRPSKTVFHGGGIVGFKNKITRYLDDQVSIIVLNNLSTTDVDDISNNVTNLIYQHLKFA, encoded by the coding sequence TTGGATCGTCTATCAACTACATTACAAGACTACTTGGAGAATAAGTTCCAGAAGGAAGAGTTCAGTGGTTCTGTCTTGGTAACAAAGAACAACGAAATCATATTCAGCGCAGGAGTCGGATTAGCGAACAGAGAGCATTCCATTCAATGCACCCCCGAGACTAAATTCCGAATTGGTTCAATAACAAAGCAGTTCACCTCAATGGCTGTAATGATGCTGATCGAGCAAAAGATTCTGAATGAGCGGGATACATTAACAAAATTTTTCCCGAACTATATCTATGGTGAGCATATAACCATCCATCATCTGTTAACTCACACGTCAGGAATACCTAATATTACTCAACTTCAAGACTTCAATACATTAATGAAGGAATTTAATCCACTAAATTTGACCACAGCATTAATCATGAAACTTCCATTAGATTTTCAGCCAGGAACTCAATTTAAATATTCCAATTCGGGTTATTTGCTATTAGCTCAACTGATTCAGGTTGTAACAGGACAGACTTATGAAGAATTCCTAACGAAGAATATATTTTCGCCATTATTAATGAATAGTACAAGGCCGGATAATTATAGGGAGATTATCTCACAAAGAGCATCCGGTTATGAGATGGACAATACAAAAAGGTTTGTAAATTCCGCCTTTATTGATATGTCTATTGCAGCTGGTGGGGGGGATCTGCTGTCTACCACAGAAGATTTATATAAATGGGATCGTGCGTTGTCGTTTAACAAGTTAGTTACAAGTGACGGAATGCAGCGGCTGTTCACGGATTATGGATTTGGTTACGGTTATGGTTGGTTTGTAAAAGAGGAGTTGATTCATAACAGACCCAGTAAAACTGTCTTCCATGGAGGTGGAATTGTTGGCTTTAAAAACAAAATAACAAGATACCTTGATGATCAGGTTTCTATTATCGTTTTAAATAATCTTTCGACCACGGACGTAGACGACATTTCGAATAATGTGACTAACCTTATTTACCAACATCTTAAATTCGCGTGA
- a CDS encoding AAA family ATPase: MINGSFGSGKTSTSQHLQPLIPNSMIYDPEEIGYMLRKMITEDIYFEEERTDDFQDIELWRILVVQTAQELMNRYKKHLIVPMTIYKSENFDYIVNGFRSIDQDTFHFCLLATEETIKKRIEKRGDKFDNCIGSTQTQV, encoded by the coding sequence ATGATTAATGGGTCATTTGGATCCGGCAAGACCTCGACTTCTCAGCACCTGCAGCCTCTAATACCTAATAGTATGATTTATGATCCTGAAGAAATTGGGTATATGTTGAGAAAAATGATAACAGAAGACATCTACTTTGAAGAAGAACGAACGGATGATTTTCAGGATATAGAACTATGGAGAATACTTGTTGTGCAGACAGCTCAAGAATTAATGAATAGGTATAAGAAACATCTCATTGTTCCAATGACGATATATAAGTCTGAAAATTTTGATTACATAGTCAATGGATTTAGAAGTATTGATCAAGATACTTTTCATTTTTGCTTATTAGCGACAGAAGAAACAATCAAAAAACGAATTGAGAAACGTGGGGACAAATTTGATAATTGTATCGGAAGCACACAAACGCAGGTGTAA
- a CDS encoding GNAT family N-acetyltransferase, with amino-acid sequence MEVMLRFVLPSDAAFVQEYAGNPLISETSNVPYPYPDGAGESWAKMVIGRREQGISYVFSILVDDRFAGVMSLNAVDLEERTAELDYWIAVPFWNRGIGTAAAQKAAAFAFSELDLHVLRSACLVSNTGSLKVLEKNGFKKVKDFVFEEGKFKGEKGCRLELHRY; translated from the coding sequence ATGGAGGTTATGCTTCGATTTGTATTACCTAGCGATGCTGCATTTGTACAGGAGTATGCAGGTAACCCTCTAATTTCAGAGACAAGTAACGTTCCGTATCCTTATCCAGATGGGGCAGGAGAATCATGGGCAAAAATGGTCATTGGCAGGCGTGAACAGGGAATATCTTATGTATTTAGTATTTTAGTTGATGACCGATTCGCGGGTGTTATGTCTTTAAACGCTGTGGACCTAGAAGAGAGAACAGCAGAATTGGATTACTGGATTGCCGTTCCTTTTTGGAACCGGGGCATAGGTACAGCCGCAGCCCAAAAGGCAGCGGCATTTGCATTTAGTGAATTAGATCTCCATGTTCTCAGAAGTGCCTGCTTGGTGAGCAATACAGGCTCGTTAAAGGTTCTGGAGAAGAACGGATTTAAAAAAGTAAAAGACTTTGTTTTTGAAGAGGGAAAGTTCAAAGGTGAAAAGGGATGTAGACTTGAATTACACAGGTACTAA
- a CDS encoding GrpB family protein yields MKLAPKFLGAEGSVLHGSRNVIRNLRKYFNGWGISKMGDKTIIIEDYNNKWPEMFFGLKSIIERRLGDLVLRIEHVGSTAVPGLAAKPILDIDVVIDSMDLLPDVIQGLESLGYVHEGNLGVEDREAFARKDANVPYSILEIPKTEHHLYVCNKESKELVRHISFRDALIRNPGYAVEYGNLKKELAAKYRGNRQSYTDGKSEFVYRVLTESEKKL; encoded by the coding sequence GTGAAACTGGCTCCAAAATTTTTAGGGGCTGAGGGAAGTGTCCTCCATGGATCAAGGAACGTTATAAGGAATCTTCGTAAATACTTTAATGGATGGGGGATCTCAAAGATGGGTGATAAAACAATAATTATTGAAGATTACAACAATAAATGGCCTGAAATGTTTTTTGGCCTGAAATCCATCATAGAACGTAGACTCGGGGATCTAGTACTTAGAATTGAACACGTTGGGAGTACTGCTGTACCTGGACTCGCGGCAAAACCTATTTTAGATATAGATGTAGTCATTGATTCTATGGACTTGCTTCCAGATGTAATTCAGGGGTTAGAAAGTTTAGGATACGTTCATGAAGGGAATTTAGGTGTTGAAGATAGAGAAGCTTTTGCCAGAAAAGATGCAAATGTACCCTATAGTATATTGGAAATACCAAAAACCGAACATCATTTATATGTTTGTAATAAAGAGAGTAAGGAACTAGTAAGACATATATCCTTCAGAGATGCATTGATCAGGAATCCCGGATATGCAGTCGAGTATGGCAATCTCAAGAAAGAGCTGGCTGCTAAATATAGAGGAAACCGTCAGTCTTATACGGATGGGAAGAGCGAATTTGTATACAGAGTGCTTACTGAAAGCGAAAAAAAATTATAG
- a CDS encoding DUF5071 domain-containing protein, whose product MDIRTLIPEHKNDFERVEMLKNYKVEELKPIIYDLLTWLQDMNWPIALEIQNILLNFKEDLIPHIRTILLTDDDEWKYWILTSLMRKLPNHIIVLLKPELERIRDHPTSDELQSDLIEEVEEILNRIL is encoded by the coding sequence ATGGATATTCGAACTTTAATTCCCGAACATAAGAATGATTTTGAAAGAGTCGAAATGCTAAAAAATTATAAAGTCGAAGAGTTGAAGCCGATAATCTATGATTTACTAACATGGCTGCAGGATATGAATTGGCCAATTGCACTGGAAATACAAAATATTTTATTGAACTTTAAAGAAGATCTCATACCGCATATAAGGACTATACTGCTGACCGATGATGATGAATGGAAATACTGGATATTAACTTCATTAATGCGAAAACTACCAAATCATATTATAGTACTACTTAAACCAGAACTAGAAAGAATAAGAGACCACCCAACAAGTGATGAGCTGCAAAGTGATTTAATAGAAGAAGTAGAGGAAATACTAAATAGAATTTTGTAG
- a CDS encoding VOC family protein, with product MIRGLYEAHLPVSNLHQSIEFYSKLGLELAWRDEDTAFFWIEKEKSWLGLWQGEEHKTSYHPSLRHIAFRVSYENLRESVKWLRTNEIEPVPFGKRGSIDPFVRPNQGNASVYFNDPDGNSLELMCFVYVPENLKHISNKLSIEEWEALLKEKN from the coding sequence ATGATACGAGGATTATATGAAGCACATTTACCCGTGAGTAATTTACATCAATCCATTGAATTTTACTCTAAGTTAGGACTAGAACTGGCTTGGAGAGATGAAGATACAGCTTTCTTCTGGATTGAAAAAGAAAAAAGTTGGCTGGGACTATGGCAGGGTGAAGAGCATAAAACTTCTTATCATCCATCATTAAGGCATATCGCATTTCGAGTGAGTTATGAAAATCTTCGAGAGAGTGTGAAATGGCTTCGAACAAATGAAATAGAGCCTGTTCCATTTGGGAAGAGAGGGTCAATAGATCCATTTGTTAGGCCTAATCAGGGCAATGCCTCGGTCTACTTCAATGATCCAGATGGAAATAGTTTAGAATTAATGTGTTTTGTATATGTCCCTGAAAATTTGAAGCATATATCCAATAAATTGTCAATAGAAGAATGGGAAGCCCTTTTGAAAGAGAAGAATTAA
- a CDS encoding GNAT family N-acetyltransferase produces MIQLKTITNENFDECIRLDLEDEQWKYVAANMYSIAGAYVAITNNDFIPMLYAIYNEEAMVGFIAMSYERDARGDYFYDIYRFMIDKRYQKKGYGKQALTAAVEILKSQPQGKASVAKIIYTKDNVVAKKLYEAVGFIDTGKTNEDGDIIAHFPLEN; encoded by the coding sequence ATGATTCAACTTAAAACTATAACGAATGAGAATTTCGATGAATGCATCCGTCTTGATCTTGAAGACGAACAGTGGAAATACGTCGCAGCCAACATGTATTCCATTGCCGGCGCCTACGTTGCAATAACAAATAATGATTTTATTCCGATGTTATATGCGATATATAACGAGGAAGCAATGGTCGGCTTTATTGCTATGTCTTATGAACGGGATGCTCGCGGCGACTATTTTTACGATATATATCGATTTATGATCGATAAACGGTATCAGAAAAAGGGATATGGAAAACAAGCGTTAACAGCAGCTGTTGAGATATTAAAAAGTCAACCACAAGGAAAAGCATCAGTGGCTAAAATAATATATACAAAGGATAATGTAGTGGCAAAAAAATTATACGAAGCCGTTGGTTTTATAGATACAGGAAAAACAAATGAAGACGGAGATATTATTGCTCATTTTCCATTAGAAAATTAG
- a CDS encoding GNAT family N-acetyltransferase, with product MDILIREIQDTDHSDLVRLWNHDLGSPTLTPDNAAARIQRINSSENYKIAVAVLDDKVIGCISMAQIMALEYEVGYLQINGLVVQADYQHQGVGSKLLHYAENLASKSGLSYIILNCGFQRTKAHTFYESKGFDRLSYCFTKAIK from the coding sequence ATGGATATTTTAATTCGAGAAATACAGGATACGGATCATTCTGATTTAGTTCGGTTATGGAATCATGATTTAGGAAGTCCGACACTGACTCCTGATAACGCAGCGGCACGGATTCAGAGAATAAATTCAAGTGAGAACTACAAAATAGCAGTTGCCGTATTGGATGACAAAGTCATTGGCTGCATTTCGATGGCACAAATCATGGCATTGGAATACGAAGTCGGATATTTACAAATTAACGGTCTTGTTGTTCAGGCAGATTATCAACATCAAGGAGTAGGGTCTAAACTGCTTCATTATGCAGAAAATTTAGCTTCAAAGAGCGGTCTTTCTTACATCATATTAAATTGTGGGTTTCAACGAACAAAAGCCCATACATTTTATGAATCTAAAGGATTTGATAGGTTATCCTATTGTTTCACCAAAGCAATCAAATAA
- a CDS encoding AAA family ATPase, whose translation MNTDFIILHGAAGTGKSTLSKRLHEHLTSPYFEFGWIPEFRSLNPSIQITQKEEEQLAFENLMLVVKNYNQHGFKNIIITDLDDARIREIPIQFEGFNYIILTLYCDEDEVIRERIENRDNGNSYSDWEQSIQLNSLIRRRNKLPNEYRIHNSSNDIEGALEVLLDYLGTHVPSRNSETQVSKDEFYSYIKDAPGS comes from the coding sequence ATGAATACAGACTTCATTATCCTCCATGGCGCAGCAGGAACTGGTAAATCAACATTGTCTAAGAGACTGCATGAGCACCTAACGTCTCCTTATTTCGAATTTGGTTGGATTCCTGAATTCCGTTCTCTAAACCCTTCCATACAAATTACTCAGAAAGAAGAAGAACAGTTAGCATTCGAAAATTTGATGTTAGTCGTTAAGAACTATAATCAGCATGGGTTTAAGAACATTATCATTACTGATCTGGATGACGCACGTATACGGGAAATTCCTATTCAATTCGAAGGGTTTAACTATATTATTTTAACTCTCTATTGTGACGAAGATGAAGTGATTAGAGAAAGAATTGAGAACAGGGATAATGGGAATAGTTATTCGGATTGGGAACAATCTATTCAATTGAATTCGCTCATAAGGCGGAGAAACAAACTGCCGAATGAATATCGTATCCATAACTCAAGTAACGATATTGAAGGTGCCTTAGAAGTATTATTAGATTATTTGGGAACCCATGTCCCTTCACGGAACAGTGAAACACAAGTAAGCAAAGATGAGTTTTACAGCTATATTAAAGATGCTCCTGGATCGTAA
- a CDS encoding NUDIX domain-containing protein: MIRNAVRAWIVEDDKMLFIKKSLPDAGIYYVLPGGAQEPDETLEQSLQRECLEELGLKMIDCKLLCIREYISRNYEYSLIMKEVHALDFIYRCIPDSHMAPEYLQADIGQIGIEWLSINEIKRSLMQTDHRLRKYTFPRTTHDLLQEFLIEGIKEIYLGWDFGH, translated from the coding sequence GTGATTAGAAATGCAGTTAGAGCATGGATTGTTGAAGACGATAAGATGCTTTTTATTAAAAAAAGTCTTCCGGATGCAGGAATTTATTACGTATTACCCGGTGGGGCTCAAGAGCCTGATGAAACACTAGAGCAGTCTCTTCAACGCGAGTGCTTGGAAGAACTAGGATTAAAAATGATAGATTGTAAGCTGTTGTGTATTAGAGAGTACATATCCAGAAATTATGAGTATTCATTGATTATGAAAGAGGTGCACGCTTTAGATTTTATCTATAGATGTATCCCTGACTCACATATGGCCCCAGAATACTTGCAGGCCGACATCGGGCAGATTGGAATAGAATGGCTGTCCATAAATGAAATCAAACGTTCATTAATGCAGACAGATCATAGACTGAGAAAGTATACTTTCCCCAGAACCACTCATGATCTATTACAGGAGTTTCTGATCGAAGGGATTAAAGAAATCTATTTAGGCTGGGATTTCGGACATTGA
- a CDS encoding SMI1/KNR4 family protein, producing MLNKSEMKRNWDRLILNYEKKYKGFSKNFNKGVSENELQQYEAQFGFKLPEDLRELYSICNGDNDKFIAGSILGMKFLTIGKVYEQWKLQNDLLSSLSKSDVLNLNAQCTSIDPKKIKCQCYNPLWIPIAEDHGGNYIGIDLDPDEQGEVGQIINFGRDENEKLVIANNMNEFVIQIADVIESDECKMEKFEGQKVFVFNDHWHAIDYLKSKRS from the coding sequence ATGCTTAATAAGAGTGAAATGAAAAGAAATTGGGATAGATTAATACTTAACTATGAGAAAAAATACAAAGGATTCTCTAAAAATTTTAATAAAGGAGTTTCGGAGAACGAGCTGCAGCAATACGAAGCACAATTTGGGTTCAAGCTGCCCGAGGATCTGAGAGAACTCTATTCTATATGTAACGGAGATAACGATAAGTTTATAGCAGGATCTATATTAGGAATGAAATTTCTTACTATTGGAAAAGTTTATGAACAGTGGAAGCTGCAAAACGATTTACTTTCTTCTCTTTCAAAATCAGATGTTCTGAACTTGAATGCACAATGCACGTCCATTGATCCGAAGAAAATTAAATGTCAGTGTTACAATCCGTTATGGATACCTATTGCAGAGGATCATGGCGGGAATTACATTGGAATTGATCTGGACCCGGATGAACAGGGTGAGGTTGGTCAAATTATTAATTTCGGAAGAGATGAAAACGAAAAGTTAGTAATAGCAAATAATATGAACGAGTTCGTCATTCAGATCGCAGATGTTATTGAGAGCGATGAATGTAAAATGGAAAAATTCGAAGGTCAAAAAGTATTTGTTTTTAATGATCATTGGCACGCTATTGATTATCTTAAGTCTAAAAGAAGTTAA